Genomic window (Mesorhizobium sp. M4B.F.Ca.ET.058.02.1.1):
GAACGCCGCCCAGGGCAGATAGGTGTCGGCAACCTCGCGGACCTCGGGCGATGTCGTGATCAGGCCGACCAGATCGACACCGGCCAGCAGCAGCACGAGGGTGGCGACGCCCGACAGGCCGAAACCCCAAAACAGGGTCAGCCGCACTGCTTGCCGGAAGGGCGTTTCGGCGCCCGCGCCGATGGCGCGGCCGGCGAGCTGCTCGGCGGCGGTGGCGAAGCCGTCGAGGAAGTAGCCGGCGATGAGGAAGAAGTTCATCAGCACCGCGTTGGCAGCCAGCGTCACCGTGCCGAACTGCGCGCCCTGGCGGGTGAACAGCGCGAAGGCGGCGAGCAGCGAGAAGGAGCGGATCATGATGTCGCGGTTGAGCGACAGCATGCGCCGGTAGGCCGGCAGGTCGAGGATGCGCTGGCGCGAGGGGCGCTCCAACCTCCGGAAACGACGCAGGACGATGGCGAGGCCGAGCAGCATGGCAAGGAACTCGCCGGTGACGGTCGCCCAGGCAACGCCGGCGACGCCCCAGCCGAGCTTCAGGCCGAGCAGGAAGCAAAGCGCGATGTTGATGCCGTTCAGCACCGCCTGCAGCATCAGGCCAAGCCCGCCCTCGCCGCGCCCGAGCACGTAGCCGAGGATGGCGTAGTTGATCAGTGAGAAGGGCGCGGCGAGCAGCCTGATATGGACATAAACAGCCATCGCTTCGCTGACGCGCGGTTCGGCGCCCATGAACTTTTGCCCGCCAATGGCGATCACCGGCGCAAGGGCGGCGAGCACGATGCCGGCGACGACGGCGATCAGCACGGCGCGCCAGAGCACCGCCTGCTCTTCCAGTGCGTCGCCGCGCCCGAACGCCTGGGCGACGAGGCCGGTGGTGCCGGAGCGCAGGAAATTGAAGGTGGTGAAGACGACGTCGAAGGCAAGCGCGCCCGCCGCCAGGCCGCCGAGCAGGGCGGCGTCGCCGAACTGGCCGACCACCGCCGTATCGACGATGCCGAGCAGCGGCGTCGTCAGATAGGCGAGCGTCATCGGCACGGCGATGGCAAGCACCGAGCGGTTGGTTACGGCGAAAGACCGGCTGGCGGCCGATGTCGATAGCTGATCCAGGGCCTGGTCCTCGGGACGGCTTGATCGGACGACCGATGTGCCCCAGTTTGCCGGTGCCGCGCAATCACGATCCGGCGTCGGCCAACCGAATCCCGGAGCTGGCATGCCGCTGCAGATCGTCCACCACCCCGGCTATGACGCCGGTTTCGCCGTCAACCACCGCTTCCCGATGAGCAAGTATCCGCTGCTGATGCAGGCGCTTGAGGCGCGCGGACTGGCGAGCCGCGACACGCTCGCCATGCCCGAGCCGGCGCCGGCATCGTGGCTGAAGCTGGCGCACGCGGCCGACTATGTCGACCAGGTCCTGGCCTGCCAGGTGCCGGAAAGGATCGAACGCGAGATCGGCTTTCCGGTCGGTCCGCGGGTTTCGCTCAGGGCACAGCTTGCCGCCGGTGGCACGGTGCTGGCGGCGCGGCTGGCGCTGAGGCACGGCATCGCCTGCAACGCCGCCGGCGGCAGCCACCATGCGCGGCGCGCGCAGGGCGCCGGCTTCTGCACCTTCAACGACGTCGCCGTCGCCTCGCTGGTGCTGCTTGCCGAGGGTGCCGTGGGCAGCATCCTGATCGTCGACCTCGACGTGCATCAGGGCGACGGCACGGCGGATATCCTGAAGGACGAACCACGCGCGTTCACCTTTTCCATGCATGGCGAGCGCAACTATCCGGTGCGCAAGATCGCCTCTGACCTAGACGTCGCGCTGCCTGACGGCACCGGCGACACGGCCTATCTCGAGAGGCTCGGCGGCATCCTGCCGGAACTGTCGGCCAGAACGCGCTGGGACATCGTCTTCTACAATGCCGGCGTCGACGTCCACGCCGGGGACAGGCTGGGCCGGCTGTCACTCAGCGATGACGGCCTGCGCGCCCGCGATGCGATGGTTCTCCGCCATTTTCGCGGGCTCGGCATGCCGGTCTGCGGCGTCGTCGGCGGCGGCTATTCGACGGACGTGGTAACACTTGCCGCGCGTCACGCCATCCTGTTCGAGGTGGCGTCAGGCTTCGTCTGAGGGTCACTTCCTGTAGCTGGCGATCCTGAGCAGGATGAAGACCGGCACGACAATCGCCGCGCCCAAAACGATATAGCCGAGGAAACGGTCGATGGCATGGAAGCCAAGATTCCACAGGTCGAGGAAGAACTGGCGGATGCCGTGGTAGACGTCCATCGGCGACCAGCCGAAGGCGTGCATCACAAGGCCGACGAGGAACGAGACCACAAGCAGCTTGATCAGCACCCGGAGCGGTGAGTCACCGAGAAAGCGCGTCAGTGCGGACAAGTTCCGTCTCCACGTTTCGGCTGCCCCGATTCGGGGGTTCGATCCCAGAAATACGCACTTGCCCGCCCGGCATCAAGCCAGCTGGATGTCGGCAAAGGCCACGCTCACCAAAACCGCCAACGCAAGATGCGGGCCCATGGCGGCCGTTCGCGATAGACTTCCCGGTAGCGCCAGAGCCTATTGTAGCGGTTGCCGCCGCCGATGCCGAGTTCCGACACTGGGCCGCCTCCCCGCTTGCGCTTGATCGCCACCAGTTCCTTGGCGTGCTGAAGGCAATGGCTCGGCTTCTGCGCAGGTTCGCCCTCGCCTGTCGGCAGCGTCAACCTGACCGCCTCTCCGACGATTAGGTCTTCCGGATCGCAGGTCATGGCGATGGCCTTACCGAACAGCGTCGGTCCGGTCGGGCACAAGGCGGTCGGCCCGTAATATTCGCGTTTGACGTTGGCGCAGACCAACTCGATGGCCTTGGCCATGGCCCTGTGGCGCATGGGGGCGGCGACCACGCCGAGGCTGGTGTCCCATGGCGTCGAGCTCAGCAAGTCACGAAATACCGACAGGCGGCCCTTTTCGCGCGGAACGCCGCGCAGGAATTCATAGGAAAGGTCGGCGTAGACGCCGCCCCGTTCGTAGAGCAGGCAGTATTTGGCGAGGTCTGCCTTGTAGGTGTAGGGGCGCAAGGTGCGGAAAGCCGATAACACCTCGGTGTCGAAATGCGCCGCGATGAACTCGCTCAATTCGGCTTCCCCGAACAGGACATGCTCCTCGCCCGGATGCGCGGCCTTGAACGAGCGGATGTTCTCGCTGACCCGTTCGGGAAGGTCAGCGCTCTGATCGTCCGTTATGAGAATGCTGAATAGCGGCATGAGCTCTCGACCGTCAGCGCGAGGTGAACGCGGTCAGTTTCTCCCAGTCGCGCCATTGATGCGGCCAGCTTTGCAAATAGGGCAGATGCCGGTCGGCAAACTCCTGCGCGGCGCTTTGGATCATCTCGGCCTTGTCCCGATAGCGGGAGAGATCGATCGGGCGCTCGACGACCACGTGCAGTTGGCCGGTGCTGTCGTCGCGCCCGACAAAGACCGGCAACAGCGGAGCGCCGGCGATCCTGGCCAGCCGGGGCGCGCCGCTGGCCACTTCCATGCCCGATTCGCCTATTCGCGCCGTGACCAGCACTTCGCCCTCCCAGGCTCCGGCGGTTATTGAAACGAACTTGTTGGCGCGAAGCAACCGACGGGCCTCGTTCATGCTGGCAGCAGGATCGGCGCGGTCGATCACGACGCGGCCGGCCGCGTATCTCAGTTCCGCGCCAATCCTGATCGGGTTCAGGAAGCGGATGCCGAAACGCGACTTGGTGAAGCCATGCACTGGCCGGCTGACGTGAAACACCTCGAACCCGGCCCTGGCGAAGGCCATCTTCGCCGCCAGCGCATTGAAGCTGAAATGCGCGATCCACAGCACCGCGCCATGGCCTGCATCTTGCGCGGCTTCGAGATGCTCGATGCCTTGCAGCGCTATGGCCGGGTTCCACCCACCGAGCCGTTCGCGCAGGATCTGTATGTGATGCTCGTGACGCGTCGCGCGGACGCCGCGCAGATCGTCATTGCCGGCCAGTCCGAACGAGCGAAAGGTCTGCAGGACCCGGCTGTCCCGGTTGGCGAAAGACGCGCCGCCCAGCCGCGCCATGGACAGGCAGATCGCTCGCCATTCGCGCTCGGGAACGAGCCGGGAGACAATCGCCAAAGCAGGGAGTTGCAGCAGGAATTTGAGGTCTTCCAGCGCAAATATCTTCCTGGCCCCGGAGGCCCGTTTTCTCTTGCGTATGTTGAATTCCAAGCCGGGTCCCCACCCACGCACCTTGCTTACGGGGGGTCGGCGGGCAAATAAACTGCCGATTCCCAAAGCGCAGGCGCTACTAGCATGACCGATCGCCGGCATCAAAGGCTCTCTTGTCATCCGGGCACGGCTTTGGCGATTGCCCGAAGCCCGGCCATCATGGTAACGAGGGCGCGCGCGGGTATGATGTAATGGTAGCCTGTCAGCTTCCCAAGCTGAACGCGCGGGTTCGATTCCCGCTACCCGCTCCAGCTTGTGCCGCGCCGTATTCACTCATCAGTGGCTCGATGAACTCGAACCGGCCAACGCCGGCAGGCTTGCGCATGGAACGCCCCGCAACTCGAATTTGATTCAATATCGCAGGACGGTTTCCGTTCCGTTAGCCGTTGCTAAAAGACCGCCGGCCGAAGCCGGCGGCAGGGTCTACTGTGTCACCAGAGGTACGATCTGGTAATAATCAACGGCTCCAGCCGGCTTTTGTTTCAGCATTCGATAAAATGTGAAACCCGCCGCCAATCACATGGCAGCGGGCCTTTTCCCAAGGGACCGGAAGGATGGAGGGGACATGCAATCCGGCCGGCATTTCCAACGAGACGTGCAAGTTTTTGTTCCGACGCAATTTAGCAAAATTGAATATTCCAATGATCGGCCTATAATTTGCCAGCCGGCAACCTACCCCGTTTGCCGGTTAGGCCCGGCGGTCAAACCCCGAGCCCCCGCCCTTGGCCGCCGGGCCGCTGGAAATCGGCTTGGCAACGCTGCGGCGGAAGTACTGGGAGGGAGGCCTTTCCCATGCGCACGGCGGCACTGCGGCTTCGCTCGATCCGACAAGTCCTGTTGCCGCTGATGGGGTTTACCGACTGGCACGAAGGAACCGGCGTGGACGGCAGGCCCATTTGGAAGCACTACATAGCCAGAACGGACTCATGGGAGTCACGTCCGATGACACCCAAAGAGGAAGCCGAGGCCTTCTGGTGGTGTCACCCACCGTATTGAGCGCAAAGTGGCTTCTAGCGCTTCTTCGGCTGCCGTCCCGGTCAGTTCCCTCACCCTGCGAATTACCAGGGCGATAGAGACTCTCTTGTGAATGGCGGTTTCGAGAGCGGGCATGCAGGACCGGCCGGCAACAAACCTGCTACCCGCTTCAGCCGGAATCAATCGATCAGATGGCGCCTTCCTGCACCTGCCGGGACCGCGCAGTCCGGTCAGGTGCGGATGGATGCCGCACCTTTCATGCCAGCACGCCGCACAGCGGAAGGTGCTTTGCCGCCTCGTCGGCTTCCATCCGCACTATGGTGTGCGTCAGGCCGCCATGCTCATCGATCCATTGCCGCACCCAGTCAGGATATTGCGATATAAGGTAATTGGCGGCGACCGCGTTCTGCCGAGCGCCGACGCCGTAGGGCAGATGGAAGCCGAAGGATGCCTGAGGGGTCACGCAAAGCTGCTCGACGGGCAGCGACAGATAGAGCGTGCAGGCGCTGTCACACGCCCCCTCGAGGCTCACCGGCTCGTCGGCGGCGCGCAATTGGGCAATGTGCAGGGCGAAGCTCACGATCTGGCCACCGTGATTGTCGCCGACCGTCTCGGCCTTCGCGGGCAGCGCCGCCAGAATGGCGGCGAACCCAATCGCCGTGGTCTTCAACGCCCATCCAAGCTTTGCAGGCAGCAGATCGATTTTCATCCTGTGTTCTCGTTCTCGCGTTTGTCTCGCGGGCGGCTACGCTAGCATCAAGATGGTTAACATTAGGCAGCGCTCATCAATCTTCCGATCGGCCTGTTACACTCGCGCGAGCACGGTACCCCTAGAGGGGGCGCTCTACGGCGAAGGAGACGCCAGGAAGCGCGCCACGACCGGCGACTGTTCTGTGCAATTGAAGAACGAGCGCCCGTCCAGGCTCTTGGAGTATCGGCCGATCCTGGCATGGGCCGGAATTTTGTCTGGGTCGGCCTTCAAGCCGAGCAGAATACGCAGTTTCTTGAAAGCCATCTATGGAGAGCCCCACCCCGACACTCACGTTGGAATCCGGGCTCCCGATTTGTAAAGGGTGGATTTTGGGTTTTGAACATGCGCGAGCATGAAATCGCTGGCCGCCAGCGCGCGGCTGTCACGACCGAAACTGACGTCGAGACTGGTTGCGCTTCCGTTTGGTCCGGCGCCCTACCGCCTTCGCTAGCGGCGGCCGAGCCAACCGTCACCCAACTTCGCGCAGGATGAAATCGTGCAGCATCTTGGCGGCCGGAGAGAGCACGCGGTTCTTCACCGTGATCAGGCTGTAGGGCCGGACCTCGATGTCGAACTCGGTCTGGACGACATCGATGGCGCCGGCCAGCCCGTCGGGATTCTGGATGAATTTCGCCACCTGCACCGACACCGGCGCAATAGCATCGGACTGCGCCACCATGACCAGGGTGAGCAGCAGCGAGCTGGTGTTGAGGATGCGATCCGGGAGCGCGATGTTGCGGTTGAGGAAATTGCTCTCCATCGCCTGGCGCAGCGGCGAGCCGCCGGACTGGAAGACCCAGTCATAGGCGGCGGTCTCCTCCAGCCGCACCGCCTTGCCGTTGCTCAGCGGGTGGCCTCGGCGCACGATCAGGCAGGCCTTCTCGACGCCGATGACGCGCGATTCGAACAGACGCGGATTGAGATCGTCGGGAATGCGCGCGATGATGAAATCGTGGCGCGACGCAATCAGCTCGCGTGCCAGCACGTTCGAGGTCTCGACCTGCATGGTGATCTCGATGCGCGGATAGAGGCGGCGGATCTCGCGGATCGCCGGCACCGCCAGTTCGATCGCCGGCGCCGTCACTGCGCCCAGGAATACCGAGCCACCCTTGCCCGCCTTGAGCTCAGAGATCTCGCGGTCGGCCTCGCGCATCTCGAGCAGGATCGAGCGCGCGCGCCTGGCCAGCGCCTTGCCGTAGGGCGTCAGCGTGATGCCGCGCGGCAGCCGCTCGCAGAGCTTCACGTCGAGCACCGCCTCCATTTCCGAAATCATGCGCGAGGCGGCGGGCTGCGATATGTTCATCACCTGGGCCGCGGCGCTTACCCGGCCGTGATCGTCAAGGGCTGCGATCATGCGCATATGGCGCAGGCTGAGCCCGCTGCGCAGAAGCGTTTCGCCATCTCCCGGCAGCTCGTCGTATCCACCTGAAATACCAACAGGATTGCCCAATGCCGCCATGCTTTGTCTTCGCTCCCGCAACGCATTCGTCGGCTTTTGATATATACCAGTTTCGGTATAGCAACCATCAGAGATCGCATTTGACAGTTATGTCAAAGGGACACACCCTTCGCGCGTCCCGTGGCATGACGGTCGATGACGAGGGAGATCGTGTCGACTGAAATCAGCGCCGCGGGGCCGATTGGGAGGATACCGGAGATCGATAGACGACAGCGGCGCATCTCGCGCTTCTGCTCGCCTGCGCGGCCCGCGAAGCCCCGAGGTGTCGCGTCCATCAACCAGGGAGAGTTACTGTGAAAATCATCAAGACACTGGCCGCCGTGGCGGCCCTTGGCATCGCGGCCATGACGCTGCCGGCGCATGCAGGCGAAGGCCTTGTCGGCGTGCTGATGCCGACAAAGACCTCGCAGCGCTGGATCAATGACGGCGACGCCGTCAAGTCGCAGCTCGAGGCTCTCGGCTACACCGTCGACCTGCAGTACGCGCAGGACGACATCCCGAACCAGCTCAGCCAGCTGGAAAACGAAATCACCAAGGGCCCGAAGGCGCTGATCATCGCCTCGATCGACGGCACCACGATGGCCGACGCGCTGCAGAAGGCCAACGACGCGGGCGTCGTCGTCGTCGCCTATGACCGCCTGATCAAGAAGACCCCGAACGTCGACTACTACACCACCTTCGACAATTTCGGCGTCGGCGTGATCCAGGCGAACTCCCTGGTCAAGGGCCTCAAGGAGCGCTTCCCGAACACCAAGCCGTGGAACGTCGAACTGTTCGGCGGCTCGCCGGACGACAACAACGCCTTCTTCTTCTACAATGGCGCGATCTCCGTCCTGCAGCCGCTGATCGACGACGGCTCGATCAAGATCAAGTCCGGCCAGACCGGCATGGACAAGGTCGGCACGCTGCGCTGGCTCGCCGCCACCGCCCAGGCGCGCATGGACAACCTGCTCTCGGCCAACTACTCGGACGGCAGCCGCGTCGATGGCGTTCTGTCGCCCTATGACGGCCTGTCGCGCGGCATCACCGCCTCGCTGCGCGCCGTCGGTTACGGTACCGACGCACAGCCCTGGCCGATCGTGACCGGTCAGGACGCCGAGACCGCCTCGGTGAAGCTGATCATCTCGGGCGAGCAGTACTCGACGGTGTTCAAGGACACCCGCGAACTGGCCAAGGCCACCGTGCAGCTGGTCGACAAGGTGCTCTCCGGCGGCAAGCCCGACGGCCTCGACGAAAAGACCTACAACAACGACGTCAAGGTCGTCCCCTCGATCCTGTTGACGCCGCATGAGGTCGACAAGTCGAACTACCAGGCGCAGGTAGTCGACTCCGGCTACATCAAGGCCGACGAGCTGAAGTAATCCGGCTTCAAAGGGAGGGGTCCTGCGCGACGCAGGGCCCCTTTTCGTTCAGAAGCGACCCCGGTATTGTTTTTTGCCGGCTTCTGCAGCGCCATGCACCGTCGCGGCGCGGACCAGACTGCAGTATGTTGATTTCGCGCATGACGCTTTCCGAAACCGGAAGGCATGCGCCAGGGAGCGGAATTCCTAATGACCTCGACGATTTTGGAGATGCGCGACATCACCAAGACGTTCCCCGGCGTGAAGGCGCTGTCGAACGTCAACCTCAGCGTCGAGGAAGGCGAGATTCACGCCGTCGTCGGCGAGAACGGCGCCGGCAAATCGACGCTGATGAAGGTGCTGTCAGGGGTCTATCCGTCCGGCACCTATGAGGGACAGATCGTCTTTCGCGGCCAGGAATGCCACTTCAAGGGAATCCATGACAGCGAGCATATCGGCATCGTCATCATCCACCAGGAGCTCGCCCTGGTGCCGATGCTGTCGATCGCGGAAAACATCTTCCTCGGCAACGAGCACGCGACCTGTGGCGTCATCGACTGGAACGCCAACGAGAAGCGCACCGCCGCATTGCTGAAGAAAGTCGGGCTCAAGGAAGACCCCAAGACGCTGATCACCAATATCGGCGTCGGCAAGCAGCAGCTGGTCGAGATCGCCAAGGCGCTGAGCAAGGAAGTGAAGCTGCTGATCCTCGACGAACCGACGGCTTCGCTCAGCGAAAAGGACAGCCAGGCGCTGCTCGACCTTCTGCTCGAGTTCAAGCGGCAGGGCATGACCTCGATCCTGATCTCGCACAAGCTGAACGAGGTGAACCGGGTCGCCGACAAGGTCACGGTGATCCGCGACGGACGCACCATCGAGACCTTGCCCAGGGAAGACATCAGCGAAGACCGCATCATCACCTCGATGGTCGGCCGCTCGCTCGACGACCGCTATCCGCCGCGCGAGCCGCAGATCGGCGAGGTCGTCTTCGAGGTCAAGGACTGGTCGGTCTACCATCCGATCCACGCCGACCGGCAGGTGATCAAGAACGTCAACCTCAATGTGCGCAAGGGCGAGGTGGTTGGCATCGCCGGGCTGATGGGCGCCGGCCGGACCGAATTCGCGATGAGCCTGTTCGGCCGTTCCTATGGCCGGCACATCACCGGCGAGGTTTTGCTCGAAGGCAAGCCGATCGACCTTTCGTCGGTGAGCAAGGCGGTGGAGAACCGCATCGCCTATGTCACCGAGGACCGCAAGACCTACGGCCTCAACCTCATCGACCATATCAAGCACAATGTGACTTTGGCCAATTTGGGCGGAGTTTCGAGCCGCGGCGTCATCGACGACATGCGCGAAATGAGCGTGGCCAACGACTATCGCAAGAAGACGAACATCCGCGCGTCCAGCGTTTATCAGCTGACCGGCAATCTTTCTGGCGGCAACCAGCAGAAGGTGGTGCTGTCGAAATGGCTGTTCGCCGACCCGGAACTGCTGATCCTCGACGAGCCGACGCGCGGCATCGATGTCGGCGCCAAGTACGAAATCTATACGATCATCGCCCGTCTCGCCGCCGAGGGCAAAGCGATCATCGTCATCTCGTCGGAAATGCCGGAGCTGCTCGGCATCACCGACCGCATCTATGTCATGAACGAAGGGCGCATGGTCGGCGAAATGGCGGCAAGCGACGCCAGCCAGGAAAAAATCATGCGCGCCATCGTTCGCGGAGAAGGAAAAAAGCATCATGAGCACAGAAAGCGCTCCCGCGCCGCAAAGCGGCGCAGCCGAAGACGTCAAGCAGGGTCCGCGCGTCGCCGTCTCGGCGCTGACGACGAACCTGCGCGAATACGGCCTGATCATCGCGCTGATCGTCATCATGCTGTTCTTCCAGTACACGACATCAGGAACGCTGTTCAAACCGGTCAATCTCAGCAACCTGGTGCAGCAGAACTCGTTCATTATCGTGATGGCGCTGGGCATGCTGCTGGTGATCGTATCCGGCCATATCGACCTCAGTGTCGGTTCAGTGGCGGGCTTCATCGGGGCGCTGGCGGCGATGATGATGGTCATCTGGCCGCTCGGGATAATAAGCAATCCGCTGGTGGTCTCGATCGTGTGCCTGATCGTGGGCGCCCTCATTGGCGCGGCGCAAGGCTAC
Coding sequences:
- a CDS encoding MATE family efflux transporter, with protein sequence MDQLSTSAASRSFAVTNRSVLAIAVPMTLAYLTTPLLGIVDTAVVGQFGDAALLGGLAAGALAFDVVFTTFNFLRSGTTGLVAQAFGRGDALEEQAVLWRAVLIAVVAGIVLAALAPVIAIGGQKFMGAEPRVSEAMAVYVHIRLLAAPFSLINYAILGYVLGRGEGGLGLMLQAVLNGINIALCFLLGLKLGWGVAGVAWATVTGEFLAMLLGLAIVLRRFRRLERPSRQRILDLPAYRRMLSLNRDIMIRSFSLLAAFALFTRQGAQFGTVTLAANAVLMNFFLIAGYFLDGFATAAEQLAGRAIGAGAETPFRQAVRLTLFWGFGLSGVATLVLLLAGVDLVGLITTSPEVREVADTYLPWAAFTALSGVLAFQMDGVFIGATWSRDMRNMMLLSFLAFSAALLTLAPAFGNSGLWASLHVFLLVRGVSLLMVLRVRARTAF
- a CDS encoding histone deacetylase; the protein is MPLQIVHHPGYDAGFAVNHRFPMSKYPLLMQALEARGLASRDTLAMPEPAPASWLKLAHAADYVDQVLACQVPERIEREIGFPVGPRVSLRAQLAAGGTVLAARLALRHGIACNAAGGSHHARRAQGAGFCTFNDVAVASLVLLAEGAVGSILIVDLDVHQGDGTADILKDEPRAFTFSMHGERNYPVRKIASDLDVALPDGTGDTAYLERLGGILPELSARTRWDIVFYNAGVDVHAGDRLGRLSLSDDGLRARDAMVLRHFRGLGMPVCGVVGGGYSTDVVTLAARHAILFEVASGFV
- a CDS encoding DUF6460 domain-containing protein; translation: MSALTRFLGDSPLRVLIKLLVVSFLVGLVMHAFGWSPMDVYHGIRQFFLDLWNLGFHAIDRFLGYIVLGAAIVVPVFILLRIASYRK
- a CDS encoding glycosyltransferase, whose translation is MPLFSILITDDQSADLPERVSENIRSFKAAHPGEEHVLFGEAELSEFIAAHFDTEVLSAFRTLRPYTYKADLAKYCLLYERGGVYADLSYEFLRGVPREKGRLSVFRDLLSSTPWDTSLGVVAAPMRHRAMAKAIELVCANVKREYYGPTALCPTGPTLFGKAIAMTCDPEDLIVGEAVRLTLPTGEGEPAQKPSHCLQHAKELVAIKRKRGGGPVSELGIGGGNRYNRLWRYREVYRERPPWARILRWRFW
- a CDS encoding LysR family transcriptional regulator, with amino-acid sequence MAALGNPVGISGGYDELPGDGETLLRSGLSLRHMRMIAALDDHGRVSAAAQVMNISQPAASRMISEMEAVLDVKLCERLPRGITLTPYGKALARRARSILLEMREADREISELKAGKGGSVFLGAVTAPAIELAVPAIREIRRLYPRIEITMQVETSNVLARELIASRHDFIIARIPDDLNPRLFESRVIGVEKACLIVRRGHPLSNGKAVRLEETAAYDWVFQSGGSPLRQAMESNFLNRNIALPDRILNTSSLLLTLVMVAQSDAIAPVSVQVAKFIQNPDGLAGAIDVVQTEFDIEVRPYSLITVKNRVLSPAAKMLHDFILREVG
- the chvE gene encoding multiple monosaccharide ABC transporter substrate-binding protein, encoding MKIIKTLAAVAALGIAAMTLPAHAGEGLVGVLMPTKTSQRWINDGDAVKSQLEALGYTVDLQYAQDDIPNQLSQLENEITKGPKALIIASIDGTTMADALQKANDAGVVVVAYDRLIKKTPNVDYYTTFDNFGVGVIQANSLVKGLKERFPNTKPWNVELFGGSPDDNNAFFFYNGAISVLQPLIDDGSIKIKSGQTGMDKVGTLRWLAATAQARMDNLLSANYSDGSRVDGVLSPYDGLSRGITASLRAVGYGTDAQPWPIVTGQDAETASVKLIISGEQYSTVFKDTRELAKATVQLVDKVLSGGKPDGLDEKTYNNDVKVVPSILLTPHEVDKSNYQAQVVDSGYIKADELK